The following nucleotide sequence is from Mycosarcoma maydis chromosome 21, whole genome shotgun sequence.
ACTCTCAGAGTAacgcttcgtcctctttGACTCTACTCGATAGTCACGTTGACGACGCCAGCAGACGAGAGACACGTCGACTGTTGCGGAGCAAGGCAGACAGCACTAGTCGATCAGATCTCCATCGCTTCGTTTGCGAGCCAGCGATCGGTTGACCTGTCCGAGAATCCGCGCGCTTCGCACCGTGTTCGAAACGGCTGGTCGTGCAATGATACGCTACCACAGCCCCTCTGGCCAGACGTTTCTAAGAGCCTCACCAGCCTAACCACCTTTTGCCTGTCTTCTTTTGCATACTCCCCTTCCTCTTCCTGGATCGCTCTTCTCACCTTTCGACCCTTTTGTTCGGCCACCCTCGACCACGCTCTCTCGCAATTGACGTGTGCCATCAACGCACTCGCCTCAACAACTGCATGCTTTGCCTTCCTCAACACAGACTTCAACGTGCGCGATCCTTGACGTATGAGCTTCTCAAATTCCATCGGCAGTGGCTTCTCTGACAACAACGGCAGCACCACAAGCGTAAGTGTGCCATCATGCCTGTACAGCACTTGATCACGCCAGGATCGCTCAAGAGGCTGACCGACTAGCTCCTTTATTCTCTCGGCGTTTTTGCACAACGTAGACCTACACCGTCGCCAGTCCAGTCCGTCGAGCTTACAACGAGCCGTCACAGACCATGACCATAACCATGCCGTTAGCCAGCCTTTCGCCACCCTCGAAAGGATTCTTTTCCCCCTCGTCCATGCCCAACCCAAGGACGGATGCTTCGCCGCATGGCGCTGTCTCTTCGGCAGTGCCAAGTCGTGGCCGCAGAAGGGAATCCATGACAGGGCAGATGCGTAGAAAAGCCACCGATaccgcttctgctgctggagctggaggGGCTTCCGGCCTGTCTATGAGCCGTGCCGCTGCAGGTATGCCTGGTTCGCCCAGCGGGCGTGCGATTCCCATGATGGCTCGCTCCCCGCGCATGGGGGCTGTTGAACTGGGCGGTCTGTCGACCTCGtttggtgctgctgctgaggcaCTCACGCTGTCTTCGTCGATTGCTTCCAACTCGACTGTAGCTCCTGGCTCGTTCCAGGCTCGCAGCAGTGCGCAATCCATCAAGAACGAGGGTCGCTCGCAAGGTCACTCGCATCTGGGCGTAGAGTGCTTTGGtccgtcgagcttggatAGCTCCATGCCCATGCCGAGTCCAGGGATGATGAGCTCGAATGCAAGCGCGAGCGGCGCACTCGACAATGGCGGCAAGCGTGATCGACGCGCATCGGTGAGCTCGACAGGCACCgttggcgacgacgaggatggcaaggGCGGCAAGCACGAGCAACTTCACCGTTGTGAGAGCTGTGCCAAAGTGTATCGTCATCCAAGTTGTCTGATCAAACACCGCTGGGAGCATACAGTGTACTGGAAGGAAGCGTCCAAGTTTCTGATGAGCAAGCATCAGCAAGTGCAGCTTCTGGAGGCAGCAGCTATCCTCGTGGGCATGGACGCCAATGCTCGCTCTCTGCCCGAGGAGAAGGCTCTCTGGCCGGCGGCGGTGAGCCCTCCGTCTTCGGGTCTGCTCGGTTCCGAGTCGATTAACTTTGAGATGCTGATGGCATCAAAACGTCGCAACACGATCTCGAGCAACACGAGCGGCAGCCCGGCACGTGGACCTACACCTTCGCTGGTGCCcaacgacagcagcgatggcagcacgacgagcacgTACGATCCTTCGATGCGCAGTGGCACCATGAGCCCGCTTGCCGGTCTGGGTAGCATGCGTCTCACCGAGAGCGATGGTAAGCATGCGCGCTACCGCCTCGACGACAGCGCCAGTGGCAGTGGAAGCGATCGTGCTGACCGTTCGGGATCGGCTGAGATGTacgacgatgaagacgtCCATGACGAGCGACGATCGGATGAGCCCGAAGAGCGGTACGGTGCCGACGCAGGTGGCGATGTGATGGCTAACATGGAGATGGACGATGTCAACTAGcctcgagcgtcgagattGACCCACAGTGGACCTCACATCGccgtcgttgctgctcgtgctgaaCGCATTGTAGCTTTCGTCACCGTCGGCATATCCTTCTCCCTTGCACCTctcaaaaaaaaaaaaaaattcCCCACGAACACAATTTCCTCTACTCCAACACCGTGGCTTCCGAAATACTTTCTTTTGTCACTTCTACGTATCCTGGTAACCCTTTGCCTATCCTCGTCACCCGTTTctcttttcctttttctttctcGGCTGCGCCTCCTTATCGAGAAATGTACTACCATTAGCGTCATCATATCCAAAACCGTGATTGAAAGCGGGGTTTTCTTTTCCGTTCAAGATCAGCTTTGTTGGTGACAAGTTGTTGTCGCGTGCGACTTTGCGAGGTGTGGGTGAGCATGCTTCAAGAGGATTCTTGTTTGGCAAAGTGCGGTTTTTGATCGGGGGTGGACAAGGATGGGATCGGAGATGGTTCCGATCTTGCCATTCTTCCAAAACGTATCAATTGGCACAACCATTCGGTGACCCCACATTGAACACGACGTTGGCTCTGCAGCCACACTGAGCGGAGCCGACGACAAATAGGGTGCAATGGAAGGGATATGCAGTGAGACAACTCGCGATTTCTGAGCTGCACACTGTTGCTTGGCCACTTGGAGATGCGGGAGGGCGAGGACGACAAAATAGTCTGGGGAGAGCGGCTTGATGCTTGGGGGTGGCTGGggcgagcagagcgagcagagcgagcAGCGGATACCGGCAATGCAGCTGAGGCTGTACAGCTGTAAAAGTGGGGacgcagtcgtgagtgttggcTCGTGAAAAAGAACGGTCAACGGTTGAGAATGCGCCTGTTATGCAGAGGTCGAACAGTCAATAACTTAAGTGACGCGCATTCGGTGGTAACCAGCGTGCGGTGAACCCCCCGCATTTTGGAAGGCGCCTTGGTTGAATTCATCCTGACTCGAAATTGGGCAAGCATCGCCGTTGTTGCTCATCTCTCCTGAACGACGTCAGATCACGGCTTTCGATTCCGGAAGCGAGAGAAAACCGGAACACCATATgccactcgtgattgcggGACAATATGAATCACGGAATACACAATACAGGCAAACGGGCGAGGTCAAAGTGACGTTCGAAGCGGGCGTAGGTCACGAGTCGAACGAGTGAGTGGCTTGAGAGAAGGTTCTAAGGTACCGGGGAAAATCGAGGCTGCTTGGACTTTGGCCGAGTGTAAGTAGGATACCAATCGCGAATCCCTTTTCCCCATTCACTCCCTCGTGACTCGGCCTGATGCAATAGAAACTGAAAGTGGGCGAGTATGGGCAATGATTGACCCGGCTCGTCATAGACCTCGGCTGAGCCAGTCGCCATCAAGACATGTTCGAGCATCGACCTTGCCATAGCGACAGTGACGCAGTTACCCACGTGTAAAGCGTTAAGTAACTGTGCCATCAGCACTTGGCCACTATCTTGCGTTTTACTTTTCAATTATCGAAGGACAGTACTGTACAGCGTAACCAATTGAAGGCGGAGCTTGTTTCACTGTCATCATGGTGTGACTGGTTTTGGTCGGGATGTTTGTGGGATGCTTGGTGGCTATTTGGCACACTTGTTGTATCTGGTGGgcgtgaatcttgaatggcCGCCACACGTTTCTCCTCATTCAAAGTGATTCACGACGCAGCCAAGAGCAAATTTGCCACCCGCAACTAACAGAAACATGGGAAGCGTGACAGAAGCTGATAGAGGCCAACGCTGGGGCATCATGCAGATTCTCAGACAGGATTTgtgaaacacgaatcgtgaatgttgcaGGCAACTTGGATAACTTAGGCGAGCGTAGGGCGTCAGTTTGCCATGGGGGGTTTACGCTTAGCCGAGAAAGAGCGGACAGGCCGAAACGATTCATAAATTTCGGCTGgcacgacgacgacgttggACCAAGTCGAGTCAACGTTTATTATGCTGTAGTTATCATGAGTGCATCAGTGCGAGCATTTGCGTGtctagcagcagcatgcaaccacaattcgtgaatggacTAATTGACTAGTGTCACTATTTGTTTGTGCAGCACGAGTGAGCTGATGCGAGGCGAGCCGTCTAGAGCTTTTCTGCCACTGTGTCTGAGCCTAGACGCCGCTGTGCAGCAATTCGGCCCAGTGTGAACAAGCCGACACAACAAGTTTCAGCTGATTGCATTTCTCGTCCATTTCACATTCAAGATTCCCTCCCGAATTTCCGTGTTCGCCAGTCAGTCATCAACCCCCCCACACTCGAGCCGATGAGAGTGTGCCCCACAGGAGGAGAATTCGGAAGAAAGAGAGACAGCGTCTTGGTCACCTGGTGTCGTCTGGTCTACCAACTATCCACCTGTCTTGCAAGCTCACTCTGGTTTACGAAAATCCTTCCAAATGCAATCGCAATCACAAAGCTCGCTGCCTTGTGTAATTCGCATCGATCTTATTGGAAGCTTACACGAATGTAGCAAGGTGGCGATCCGACCCGACTCTCAATGATCACACGGATACCCTTTCTTTTCTAGTCCTGCTacttctgctgctgctcgagccgGTATTTTTCTTAGCATGCCGAATGAACACCTCGAAGGTTGGCGGAAGGGTGGTTTGGCAGCATCTACACGTTGTTGGCTCTCTTTTCTAGCTGGCGACCCGCTCTTCTCATGTTTCTGCCGCGCGTGTCTCAGATGGCCAGTGTGCGAAACACATGTTTAAGATATTATATTCTACGGTGTTTGAAGAgtccaagtcgtgagtcgtgaatcatgagTCTGGCTGGTTCAATATCTCCAATTGAAACTAGACTATAAAAAATCCAGAAAATCCAACAACGCATACacgattttttttttaatTGGccacaattcgtgattgtgaataAGGGTGGTGACTGCTGCAGTGCGTTGCCACAACGGATTTAGCGCGCACGGGCGCTTTTCTAGTGTGCAGTGTGGCCCACGCAGATCCTAACTGTATTAGATCCTAACTTACCACCGACAACCAAAGAGGTGAGGCGCTTGACGACGTTCCAAGCCTGCACCGCGCGCCCAATAACGAATCATCTCTCGTCGAAATGCACCGGTTTCCCCATATTTCTTGCCTGAGCaccctctctctctttgcCTGGTTGGTTTGATTTGATTTGATTTGATGCCGCTTGGTGTTTGCTGCGTGGATCGCTCGCTTTCAGGCGTAAATCTAATTCGACTCCGCTGCTACCAACCGCTGCTGAtcagcagccgctgctgttgctgctgttggttTGCCGCTCATCCAACGGCTTGCTCGCCTTCTCCACTTGGGCTCTCTTGGCCTGGTATTACAGCGCATTGCATTGCATCCGCACCGTGCTCGATTTCCTACCCTGTCTCGAGTAGATACCGAGTTCGAACCAATCCGACAGCCTAGACGAATGTCATCAGTTTAcacacaagtcgtgagtctcgtCCTGTCTTTCTGGCCCTCCCTCATTGGTCGTCAACGCTTCCGCCCACAGTCTCAGCTTTGCCCCGCTCGATTCAATATAACCTCGTAAGCTCATCGCCATTGCCTTCCGTCTGATCCCTTTCACCAACGCTCTCTCAAGCTTGCTTGTCGGCTCACTCCCATTGTCCTTCACAGGCGTTTACGGCACACTGTCTTATACCCGTTCCTAGAGCGCTATCATCCACCCTCTGCTTGTTTCTACCTCTTTTGCCATCTGCttctctccttctctttctcctttATCCACCTCATTTTCTGCGTGACGCTTTCGTCTACCAGTCGCTCTCGCTCCGCGCTCTCTCGCAAAGCGTAGATTAGCTCCCTCTCGTTGCTTGCCAGCCTTGCTTCTCTGCTTCGCtgcctcgctctcgctACTTTTCACGCTTTCTTTTCTCTGTTCTAGACGCAAAACTGCGGCGTTTCAGCTTTCGCTGCCTCGTCTATCTCCCCGCTGTTCTTGTTAGGCAACAATCGTTCCAGCTGTACCAGCAGCGCGATCAGCAGTGCTCTCAATCCAGCTCTCAAAGAGGCCAAGCTTCCCTTCTTCACCACTTTCCATCGTCTCGAAACGAAAAAGCCTCGCTTTCTGACGCACGACCCACAAAGATGTCAACCATTATAAACGATCTTGGCGAGGAGATTCAGCCTGGCTACAGAGGTAAGTTTTCCGACTCGGCCTGCCTATTGACCTCTCTGCCCACTACAAAACCGTCTGAGCTCTGGGCCGGCTGCCAATGCTAGATTGTGATCTCGTCCAGCACAATGCCAAGAGTGACTGCTGTCACTCCTCTGATCACGTTGTAGAGTACCTTGTCTTGCTATTGTCACAGCGGCCAGTACGGTGCATCTGGCACACTGGCGTTCGTCCCCGTATTCGGTTGTCGTTTCACCCGTAACGAGCAAAAGATTTGACCTCCTGTCTTGCTTCTATCTCTCTTTCCGCTTCCGCATCTAAACAGGCAACCTCAGCGAGTCGCAGCAAAGGGACCTTCGAGAGACTTGGCGACGTATCTtcgagcttttcgagaAGAACAAGGATGTCTCGGAGCGTGTCATGCAGAATGGTGGCCCCAGCAAGGTCAGTAAGCAAAAGGATACTACCCCAGCCAAGAACGAAAAGGACGCCGGCAAGGACATCCCCAAGGAcgacaaggccaaggaagaagccaagaaggccgagGAGATGAAGGAGATGAACGAGTTCATCGATACTTATGGTGGCCCCATCCTCCGAACCACCATGTGGGAGTTCACAAAGATGGATCACCCTGACACTTCGGTCCTTCGTTTCCTCCGTGCCCGAAAGTGGGACATTGACCGTGCGCTTGCCATGATGGCCGCCGCCTGCAAATTCCGTCTCGAAAAGAACATCACCGACATCATTTTTAAGGGCGAGGACGGTCTCAAGGATGTGCCTGGTTTCATGAACCAGTTCCGTCGCGGTATCTCGTACATCAAGGGTAACACCGACAAGATGGAGAACCCCATCTACTTTATCCACGTCGCCCGTCACTTTACCAGCGCACAGAAGCACGAGGTCTTGCAGGATTATGTCTTGCTTGCCATGGAGAATGCCCGTTTGCTCACTACCGCCCCCTACGAAAAggccgtcgtcgtcttcgacATGGCTGGTTTCGGTCTCAAAAACATGGACTGGCAGTGCGttctcttcctcgtcaagTGTCTCGAAGCCTATTATCCCGAATCCCTTCAACGTATCTACGTCCACGGCGCTCCTTGGATCTTCAAAGGTATCTGGCAGGTCCTCCAGCCCATGCTCGATCCTGTCGTCCGTGACAAGATCAAATTCTCCAGTAAGGCCAAGGATCTCGAAGAGCTCATCCCTTCATCCAAGATCCGCAAGGGTATGGGTGGTACCATGGACTGGGACTGGGACTACATCGAGCCCCAGGCTGGTGAGAACGACATCATGAAGGACAGCAAATCGCGCGCCAAGATCGAAAAGGAGATGAAGCAGCTCACCGACGAGTTTGAGAAAGTCAGTCGCGAGTGGATTGAAACGAGCCAAATTGACGCCGACAACCCCGAACTCTCCTACCGACGTGAGGTCCTTGCTCAGCAAATCCGACTAAAAAACTACCAGCTCCAACCCTTTGTGCGTGCCAAGAACATCTACCAACGTTCCGGTCTCATGACCATGGACGGTACCGTCACCTGGGAGTACCCGCAGGTCAACGGCAAGTCGATCACCCAGGTTGTCAACGACCGTCACAATTACGGTGCGATAATCAAGTGGCTCCAGGAGCACAACGAGGACACGCTCGAGGATTCCTTTGGTCACAAGAAGCTTGCCGAGATCTGCGATGATGGCACCATCAAAGAGTCGTACGGTGGCGCAAAGAGTGCCAAGGCTGGCAAAGCTAGCAAGGACGCCAAGCCCGACAAGAAATCGTCCAAGAAGGGCGCCGAAGCCGCTGGCGGTGCTGccgctggtgctgctgccgccaccgccggTGCTGTCGGCCTCAAGAGgtccaagagcaagaagaaggaacCTGAACCGGAGCCCGAGCCCGAGCCCGAAGAGTCCGATGAGGATGGCTTTGTGGACCCCGAGTCCGAGTCTGAGCCTGAACCTGAGCCTGAACCCAAGCCCAAGCGctccgcttccaccaacaAGAACCTCGCCCGCAAGCCCAGCAAGAAAGCCGGCCAGCCTGAATTGGACGAGGAACGCGACGACCACCAATACAACCCACAGCAGCCTCAGACGTACActggcgctgctgtcggCGCCGTCACTGGTGTCGCTGCCGGTGCCGCTggcgccgccgctgctggttTCAACTACCTCCGCGGCGCCAACAAGAACAGcaacggtgctgctggaAACGGCCGTAACGTcgtcgaggaggacgaggaggacgacaaCGATGAAGACCACGGCGTTGCTCGTCCCAaccagcgccagcagccTCGCACCGTCGACCACTATCccgatgaggacgaggaattcgatgaggacgagagcCCCGACGATGACCAGATGTCGGCCTATTCGGACGAATCCATTACCCCGGAGACTGCTGTGCGCCCCGACTACATGCTGCAGAAGATCAGCGCCTCGGACTGCCGCATTGACGACAACGACTGCCGCGAGGATCTGGCTACTGTGCGCGAAGCCATGGCCCTCTTCCTCAATTCGCGCATGCGCGAGGCCGAGGAGCTCTGCATGCAAGGTGCCGGCACCCGTCTCTACAAGGCCGAAGGTATGGCTCTGATCAACTCAGTCAAGTCGGTCATGACCTTTGAGCCTGCTGACTTTGAGACGGCCATCATGTGCTGTCAGCACTCGATGAAGATTGCTGGCTTCCTACGTAAGAAGCAGGGTGCTATCGGCAAGCTCATCAGCGGCAAAAAGGGTGGTTTCCGGTCCATGAGCTTGGTCCAGCTTCACGCCGAGCTCGTGTTTGCCGaatcgcagctgctcaagtcAGTGCTCGGCATCTTTTACTCGGGCGACAGCATCGGTTTCGTCAAGCAAGCGTTGGGCTTGCGCTCCGCTTACTTCCTGGTTCGCGAGCTTTTCCGCTTCGTCGAGTCggtcgatgccgaggccgaggaggcCGAGGTCTCGGGCAAGCGCGCCGACgtcatccacctcgaccaggACTTCCGATCAGGTGTCTACCTTGGCAATGCCGTCTGTTCGCTCGTTCTGTCCATGCTTCCcaccaagacgctcaagatTATGGAGGGCTTCGGTTTCGTCGGCGACCGCAAGTTTTCGCTCGACCTCTTCGCTCGTGCCGGTGGTtggagcaagagcaagcctctgcccaccatctcggctgACGAGGAGGGTGTAAGACGACCGCTTTGCGACATTGTGATCCTCATGTACCACCTTTGGATCTCGAGCTACATTCCCGTCACGGAGCTTGACTTTGAGTTTGCCGACAAGGTACTCTCGTGGAACTTGGTGCGTTACCCTAACGGTATCTTCTACCTGTTCTGGTCGGCCCGCCTCTACGCTGCCCAGGCGTTGCCCGAGAAGGCCATCGAGTACTACCGAAACGCCATCGAGTCACAGCGCGAGTTCAAGCAGTTGCACCACCTATGCTTCTGGGATCTCTCGCTCACCTACCTATGCACTTGCGACTTTGCACGCGCGTACGAGTGCTACGACGTGCTTTCGCGCGAGTCCAACTGGTCCAAGGCGATTTACCAGTATGCCAAGGCGGTGATGCTCTACGAGACGGGCATGGACGACCGTGCCAAGAGCGCCACCATCATGCGCACCGTCAGCAAGCTCACCAAGAAGGTCGCTGGTCGCCAGATTCCGTTTGAGCGATTCGTCGCGCTCAAGGCCAAAAAGTACAATGCTCAGCAGAACCGACTGCCTCTGCCCGGTCTCGAGTTCTCGTACCTGTGGCACTGCATCGGTCAGACGCCCGTCTTTCTACTAGTCGAAAATACGCTGACGCGCATCGACGAGTTTattgacgagctcgagtcgtaCCACAACCCCAAGTCGTACGGCACGGGCGAGAACGAATACTGGTCGGCCTACTGTTTGGCCTTCTTCCTGCGCGGTGTTGCGTTGCGCTTTGTGGCTTACCCTGAGCCGCAGACGCTGGTGCGCTTGCCTGCCGAGGACACGGTGGGTCCCATCGAGGAGATTCAGGCGGATGCCGTTCAGTCGTTCAACAAGGTGTTCGAACACGGCTCCAAGCTTGACGAGGTGGACCGCTACCTGGTCTACTTTGCCCACTACGAGCTGGGTCGTCTGCGCGGCTGCATGGGTCAGGACGAGGCGGCCAAGACCGAGTTTCGCAAGGTGCTTTCGGGCAAGCCGCTGGAAGCCAAGGGCAAGGGTCTCATCGGTGGCGGCAGCAAGGCCAACTACTTGCTCAGCAACATGTGTCAGGTTCGAGCACACGCTGCCATGGAGACCATGCGTATCCAGAAGTCGAGGTCGCGCACTTCGTTCTTCCACGGTACCGAGGGATCGTTGGCGAGCCAGAGCATCGCGTCCAAGTCAACGCGCTCCAACTCTTTGGCCAGCTCCAACAGCAGGACCATGAGCATGACCTCGCGCGGCACATCCTTATCCAGCCGATCGGGACGCGGTAGCATCAAGTCCAACACGTACGACGCCGAAGAAGGTTACCGCGCCAATGGTAACGGTCGTCCTCGTGCGCCATCCCAGACCACCGATTACTCACGCCGCCGTTGATCGGTGGTCGACTCTGTGCTACGATACCCCAAAACCTCCATCCGCTTCTCTTTTCTTTCTTCTGGTAAATAGTTCTTCTGGTATACTTGTTTGACTCGATTCTTATTTTGTGTTTCCGCTAAAGCTATGTATGTACGTCTTGTGCGACCTCATTCTTGTGCTCCGGGTTACGAATCCATTCTCTTTTTCTAGTCCAAGTGGGTGAGGGGTTTCGAGttacattcgtgattcttcttGTGTTGTGGCGTGGTTGGATTTTTTTGATATGTGTGAAAGTATTGAGTGACGCAGGTGTTATAGGTACGAAGATCGGGATCATAATCGGGATCGGGATGTCGGACTGGTTGAGGGGAAGATCAGAACTCACGCGTTACTGGGTTGAGAAGGAACGTGGACAAAAGGTTTGCGGGGCACGTTGCGGGCTAACTTTGAGTGACacaagactcgtgactaaaCGAGCCTCGTGTGCGAGGCGTGAAGAGCGGAGGAGAACTTGAGATTTTCAGATTTAGCATTCGCtatttcacgattcacgattgacggGGATGGCGTGCTTGTCACGTCAGATTGCGCTCACTCGTCAGAAGAAAAACGAACAAATAcgagacgcacgacgcacgacgtacgacgcacgacgagcgacgagcgacgagcgaagAGCAAAGAGCGATGTGCGACCACTCGGCTGTTCGCCTGTGAGGCATCTTTTGTCAAGCATGACGAAGCGACCTTTGTGTATTTTCAAGTTGGAGAGTAGATGTAGTTCGAGTCAACAAGGGTGAGCGTACGAGGGGCGAAAGCGGAGAAATGAGAGCAACTCAGAGGCTAATGTTGAAAAGGCAAGACGAGAGATCTTCTAACTTGACGCTGAAATTTTACGATTCAGACACGAGATGGTGTCATGTAATGCTCGACATGGATGCCcgagcatcagcagcgtccGGCAGTGGTGTCATCCACGACTCGCGCGCGCGTTGTGCACTTTGGTTTCAGACGTTGCCGGCCAGGCGTTGGCTCTGGCTTTCCTGCACAATCAGATCAGATGGTGTgctcagcaacagccagcGTCAGCCAGCTCGTCATTCTCACTCTCTCGGCGCGTTGACGATTTCGGTGGATTCGTTGGCCGATGCCACGCCGCTCGTTTCAGCATCGCCTTTGCTTTGACAGCAGTTGACTCTCCTCTGCCGAGTCACTGTGTCAGTAGGCCTCGCCGTTTCACACCGATGCTCAGACCGTCCGTGGATGCTCGACCACGCTCGCCTGgtctctgcttcttgctctgaCTCGATGCGAACACTTTATaagcttgcttgctcgtcgctaTCCTCCCACCTCCCTTCTGGCTTCCATCGTCAACCCCCTTCTACATTTTCTCCTCGAGCAAGATTTTGGTAGCCACAATGTCTTCCACCGCACCTCCTCTCAAGCCATGGGTTCCACCCCAACCCACGCGCGAGACCGACCTTGAATGGGCACCGCTTACCACGCTCGACCTCTCGCTCATCCAGGGCGACGACTTCACCGACGTGCCTGAATCCGTCGTCCGTTCGGTAGGCGAGGCCTTCTCTCGCGACGGGTTCATCTACGCCGAAAACCACGGTCTCTCCTGGGAACACGTTCTGCGCCAATTCGCCATCGGTCAATACGCCTTCCACGGTGTCTCGGAAGCGGACAAGGCCAAGTACAAAGCCGACATTCTCGGGACAGGCTCTTTTGTCGGATACAAGGAGCAGGGACATTGGAAGCTGAATGGTGTCAAGGATCGAATTGAACAGCTCAACTTTGGCAGTCAGAGTTTTGCGCCCGATGCTAGGCGCAGGTTGTTTCCCGAGAGCCTGCAGGAGTTGTTGCCGGAGATCCAAGAGTTTGCTCGCTTCAATCACGCGGTGATCTTGAGGAAGATCCTGAGCGTTCTGTCATTGGTGCTCAAGCTTCCCGCTGATTACCTGTGGAACCTATCGAAAGAGCCCGAGAAGCGCGGTTTGGATCTGCTCCGTTATGCTCTCTACCACACCCCGGATCAgcaggacgacgacaaaCTCGGCGGAGTACGTCTGCAAGGTCACACTGACTTCAACTCGGTCTCGATCCTCTGGTCACAACCGATCACAAGCCTTGAGGTGCTGATGCCTGATAACAAGTGGCGTTTGGTTAAACACCGTGACAACGCTCTGGTGATCAACCTTGGTGATGCTATGCATTTCATCTCGGGCGGTTACCTGAAGCAGACCATTCACCGCGTCGTAGCTCCGCCCTCCGACCAGGCACACTACGAACGTCTAGGCATCTTCTACTTTGCTCTGTTCAACGACGACGTCTCGCTGGAACCACTCGAACAACAGTCCGAGGTGGTCAGACAAGCCTACGCTCAACGAAAGCAACGAGAAGGCGCAGGCTTCTGGGAcgctgccaaag
It contains:
- a CDS encoding uncharacterized protein (related to CSR1 - phosphatidylinositol transfer protein), whose translation is MSTIINDLGEEIQPGYRGNLSESQQRDLRETWRRIFELFEKNKDVSERVMQNGGPSKVSKQKDTTPAKNEKDAGKDIPKDDKAKEEAKKAEEMKEMNEFIDTYGGPILRTTMWEFTKMDHPDTSVLRFLRARKWDIDRALAMMAAACKFRLEKNITDIIFKGEDGLKDVPGFMNQFRRGISYIKGNTDKMENPIYFIHVARHFTSAQKHEVLQDYVLLAMENARLLTTAPYEKAVVVFDMAGFGLKNMDWQCVLFLVKCLEAYYPESLQRIYVHGAPWIFKGIWQVLQPMLDPVVRDKIKFSSKAKDLEELIPSSKIRKGMGGTMDWDWDYIEPQAGENDIMKDSKSRAKIEKEMKQLTDEFEKVSREWIETSQIDADNPELSYRREVLAQQIRLKNYQLQPFVRAKNIYQRSGLMTMDGTVTWEYPQVNGKSITQVVNDRHNYGAIIKWLQEHNEDTLEDSFGHKKLAEICDDGTIKESYGGAKSAKAGKASKDAKPDKKSSKKGAEAAGGAAAGAAAATAGAVGLKRSKSKKKEPEPEPEPEPEESDEDGFVDPESESEPEPEPEPKPKRSASTNKNLARKPSKKAGQPELDEERDDHQYNPQQPQTYTGAAVGAVTGVAAGAAGAAAAGFNYLRGANKNSNGAAGNGRNVVEEDEEDDNDEDHGVARPNQRQQPRTVDHYPDEDEEFDEDESPDDDQMSAYSDESITPETAVRPDYMLQKISASDCRIDDNDCREDLATVREAMALFLNSRMREAEELCMQGAGTRLYKAEGMALINSVKSVMTFEPADFETAIMCCQHSMKIAGFLRKKQGAIGKLISGKKGGFRSMSLVQLHAELVFAESQLLKSVLGIFYSGDSIGFVKQALGLRSAYFLVRELFRFVESVDAEAEEAEVSGKRADVIHLDQDFRSGVYLGNAVCSLVLSMLPTKTLKIMEGFGFVGDRKFSLDLFARAGGWSKSKPLPTISADEEGVRRPLCDIVILMYHLWISSYIPVTELDFEFADKVLSWNLVRYPNGIFYLFWSARLYAAQALPEKAIEYYRNAIESQREFKQLHHLCFWDLSLTYLCTCDFARAYECYDVLSRESNWSKAIYQYAKAVMLYETGMDDRAKSATIMRTVSKLTKKVAGRQIPFERFVALKAKKYNAQQNRLPLPGLEFSYLWHCIGQTPVFLLVENTLTRIDEFIDELESYHNPKSYGTGENEYWSAYCLAFFLRGVALRFVAYPEPQTLVRLPAEDTVGPIEEIQADAVQSFNKVFEHGSKLDEVDRYLVYFAHYELGRLRGCMGQDEAAKTEFRKVLSGKPLEAKGKGLIGGGSKANYLLSNMCQVRAHAAMETMRIQKSRSRTSFFHGTEGSLASQSIASKSTRSNSLASSNSRTMSMTSRGTSLSSRSGRGSIKSNTYDAEEGYRANGNGRPRAPSQTTDYSRRR